The Pseudocalidococcus azoricus BACA0444 genomic interval TAAGTTTTCTTGTAATTCCGAATCAAGTGTTTTTCGGAGAGCATTAATAACTGCCTCTGCAAACTGGATTTTATATACTTCCCACTCCTCTGTAACTGGTATTAACTCGGCAAAGTTAGCTGTTGTTTCGGGTAATGCCCCCATGTCAGTAGTAATAACTTGACAACCACTAGCCATTGCTTCCATAACAGCAATGCAGCCGGTTTCTTCAAAGGTGTTTGGATAAGTTAAAGCTGTGACAGATTTAAGGTGTTTTGCTAACTCTGGTTGCGGAAGAGAACCAATATATTCAATTCCAGGTATTTCGCAACAGCGACTGTAAAGACTACCATATTGAGCCTGATCTTGGCTATCATCAACTTGATAGACTTTTAGGTCAGAAAAAACTTTAAGCTGGCAGTTAGGAAATTTTGCATAAACTTCTGGGAAAATCTCGAGTAAGATATCTAGACCGCGAAATGGAGTGCTTGTGTAGGCAAGGGTTATAGGTGAGAGTTTTGTAGATATGATAGATTCATCAGGAGAAAAAATTTTCAGAAATGTTGGACTTACACAATGAGCAAAAACTTTTAGCTTAGATTCTGATAAGCCAAATACTTCAACAAACTTATTTTTCTGCCACTGACTTAGAAAAACAAAATAGTCGTAGAGTTCAGCCTCATTTTTTAATAACTCGACTCCAGGCTGATTAGTATTGTGTCCTGTCCATAAAATTAAAAGTGTACTGGAGGGTAGGTACCTTTTCAAAATTTTGGCATTACCGGCATCATTGAGAACTATACATACGTCAAGAGATAGATTATCAAATAGATCAGCGGAAATTAATGAAGTTGGCAGACAAGTGACACCTAATGATGTTGTGATGTACTTAGTTTTATTGATTAAGAAAATCTCATGGCCAAGTTTAACAAGCTCCTCCGCTAGGTAGCACATGGCTGACTGAGTACCACCAAGAGGGCGCTGATAAACGCTTTCTATTGCGTAGTCCCAATCGACTGGGTCAAGGAAACAAATCCGCATAGCTAAAAAAACCAGACTCAAATATGGCCTGGCAAAATGATTAATTAAGTTTGTTTAGATAGGCTAAACTGATTAGCACCCAGGAGCACCACCAGGAGCAGTAGCAGACTTAATAGTTGAACTAGTCAAACCACCACTGGCAGTTACACAACCTGAAACACCCCGATCTGTTGATGTATCGTCAGGAACACCATTGAATTGAGTGGATGTACCGCTAGAACTAGGACCAGCGAAGGTATAAGCTTGGGCAGCGGGAGTTCCAATTTCCAAGCTTGTGAGAGCAGTCGCAAAAGTGGTGTTTTCCAGCCGATAAGCTTGTTGAGCACGGTTCACAGCACCCACAGCAGTTTGAGCACCAGACAAACGAGCTTTACTAGCTTGGCTCAACATAGAAGGTAGGGCAATGGCAGCCAAGATACCGATGATGATGACCACAACCAGCAGTTCAACGAGGGTGAAACCTTCATTGGCTTTTTTCTTGGACAATAGGTGTTGTAAAAACTTGGCCTTGAGTTCAGTTTTCATGAGGGCAATAACTCCTTAGTTCAGTTGACTTTCCCCTTCAAGAGCTACTTTACCCACATTTCCTCCGAGTCATAACACCCTGCTTCAAAATTCCTGAAAACCTGACTGATGAATGGCTTCAATATTTAATGCTATTAAAAAATATTCAAAGGTTGTCTTTGTACTCATCAATGACCGCTAGGACTCGGCGCAGCTTTTCCCGATTTTCGTCACTCGGGTCAATCAGGACGGTTCCGAATGCAATATCTCTTTCAGCTTCAACTCTAGCTCGGCGAGCCGCTTGTTCTTTTTCCTCAATTCTTCTAGCTCGTTCTCGCTGCTCTTCCTCCAATTTTCGCTGCTCTTCCTCAACTCTTCGTTGCTCTTCCTCAACTCTTCGTTGCTTTTCCTCAAGTCTTCGTTGTTCTTCTCTAGCCAAGCGGTCTGTTTCTCGATTTCTACGGTTCCACTCAACGCCGAAATTAACCAATGTAGCCAAGAGGGCTGCCACAGTGAGTCGGTTGCTCCAGATTCGTGGGTCGGGGATGATGCCGAGGATGGAAAAGTCTCTTTCATCGTAGAACCTCAAAAATGCAATGCTAATAACCAAAACCGTTACGGTCGTGCCTGGGAGTAGGGCTAGAAAGTTAATCCAAATCCGCACCAGAGTAGATATTCCTTACAAACTATCTTGATACTCGCGTAAGAGAATGAGAACTTGTTGTAACTTTTCCCGATTCTCGTCACTCGGGTCAATCAGGAGGGTTCCGAATGCAATATCTCTTTCAGCTTCAACTCTAGCTCGGCGAGCCGCGCATTCTTCTGCCTCAAGTCTTCGTTGCTTTTCCTCAAGTCTTCGTTGTTCTTCTTTAGCCAAGCGGTCTGTTTCTCGATTTCTACGGTTCCACTCAACGCCGAAATTAACCAATGTAGCCAAGAGGGCTGCCACAGTGAGTCGGTTGCTCCAGATTCGTGGGTCGGGGATGATGCCGAGGATGGAAAAGTCTCTTTCATCGTAGAACCTCAAAAATGCAATGCTAATGACCAGAACCGTTACGGTCGTGCCTGGGAGTAGGGCTAGAAAGTTAATCCAAATCCGCACAAAGGTAGTTGTTCCTGACAAGTTATCTTTAATCTCTATAGTCGCGCAACAGTTCCAAAACCCGTTGTAGCTTTTCCTGCTTAGATGTTAGGGTTGGCTCAAAGGATCCTCACTACTGTGGATCATGTCTCGGCCTCCCTCACCCCCAACGTTTGCTTAAAACATGAGTGCTTTACCAAGTTTGTCTGATTCATCAACTGCAACGCCTGAACCCGGCCAGACCTTACCCCGTTGGAAAGCTGGGGAGATCTTAGAAATAACCATTACGGATTTGAGTTCGACTGGGGATGGCCTGGGGCGATGGGATGAGCGAGTTATTTTTGTCCCGGATACTGTGCCAGGGGATCGGGTGCGATTACGGTTAAGCCATGTCAAACCCCGCTATGGCTATGGCAACCTTTTAGAATTGCTTTCTCCAGGCCCTGAAAGGGTTCGACCTGCTTGTATCGTGGCTGATAAGTGCGGCGGCTGTCAGTGGCAAACCGTGGGCTATGACTTACAAGTTGCGGCCAAACAAGAACAGGTGAAATCGGCCCTAGAACGGATTGGCAAGTTTGAGCAAGTCCCCCTCGACTCGATTATTCCCGCCCCACAATCTTTAGGTTATCGGAACAAGGTCAGTTATCCCTTAGGGTTTCATAAAGGCCAAGTCCAGGCCGGCTATTACCGCAAAGGCAGCCATCGGATTGTCAACTTAAATCAATGTCCGGTTCAAGATGTGCGCTTAAATCCCCTCTTAGCCGGTGTCAAGTTAGATATTCAAGACCAGGCCTGGAGCATCTATAACGAACTGGATCACACCGGGGCATTACGGCATCTGGGCTTACGGATTGGGCGGCGGACGGGGGAAATATTATTAACCCTGGTGACAGCTTCTGATGATTTATCGGAATTGTCCGAACAAGCCGCAGTCTGGATGGCCACTTACCCAGGCCTGGTGGGGGTCTGTCTAAATTACAATTCTCAGCCTGGAAATCAGATCTTTGGCCCCGAAACTGAGTTAATTACTGGAGAAGCTTCAATTCGAGAACAGTTTGCTGGCCTGGAATTTGTCATTAATGCCACCAGCTTTTTTCAAGTCAACACAGAGCAGGCAGAAGTTCTGGTGGAGATTATTAAAAGGGAATTGAATCTCTCCCAAACCGAAACGATTTTAGATGCCTTTTGTGGAGTGGGAACCTTGAGTTTACCCCTAGCCACCCAGGCCCGGGCCGTTGTTGGGGTGGAAATTAGTCCCGCCACAGTTGCCCAGGCCCAGGCCAATGCCGAGATTAACCAGATCACCAATGCTGAATTTATGGTCGGAGATATGGCGACTTGGATACCAGCGGCGGATTGGCATCCCGATGTTATTTTGTTAGACCCACCCCGGAAAGGCTGTGATCCAGAGACTCTGGCCTGT includes:
- the rlmD gene encoding 23S rRNA (uracil(1939)-C(5))-methyltransferase RlmD, whose amino-acid sequence is MSALPSLSDSSTATPEPGQTLPRWKAGEILEITITDLSSTGDGLGRWDERVIFVPDTVPGDRVRLRLSHVKPRYGYGNLLELLSPGPERVRPACIVADKCGGCQWQTVGYDLQVAAKQEQVKSALERIGKFEQVPLDSIIPAPQSLGYRNKVSYPLGFHKGQVQAGYYRKGSHRIVNLNQCPVQDVRLNPLLAGVKLDIQDQAWSIYNELDHTGALRHLGLRIGRRTGEILLTLVTASDDLSELSEQAAVWMATYPGLVGVCLNYNSQPGNQIFGPETELITGEASIREQFAGLEFVINATSFFQVNTEQAEVLVEIIKRELNLSQTETILDAFCGVGTLSLPLATQARAVVGVEISPATVAQAQANAEINQITNAEFMVGDMATWIPAADWHPDVILLDPPRKGCDPETLACLETLAAPRIVYVSCNPATLARDLDQLCHQGAYELIKVQPLDFFPQTAHVETVAFLRRRN
- a CDS encoding type IV pilin protein, producing MKTELKAKFLQHLLSKKKANEGFTLVELLVVVIIIGILAAIALPSMLSQASKARLSGAQTAVGAVNRAQQAYRLENTTFATALTSLEIGTPAAQAYTFAGPSSSGTSTQFNGVPDDTSTDRGVSGCVTASGGLTSSTIKSATAPGGAPGC